Part of the bacterium genome is shown below.
TGACGGGACCTTTCTCGTGGGCGTTCTACATCATGTTCTTCTGCAACGTGGCCGTGCCGCAAATCTTCTGGTTCAAAAAGGCGCGCACGTCCATTCCGATCATGTTCGTGGTTTCGATTCTCGTCAATATCGGTATGTGGTTCGAACGGTTTAACATCATCGTGTCGTCGCTGCACCGCGACTTCCTGCCCACCAACTGGGACAACTTCGTGCCGACGATTTACGACTTCGGCTGGACCATCGGCGCATTCGGCCTGTTCCTGACCTTGTTCCTGCTGTTTGTGCGCGTGTTCCCCACAGTCTCAATTGCCGAAATCAAGCACACGCTGCCGAAACCGGCGGATTCGTCGAAGGAGGGCGTCCATGGCTAAGCATCCTGCGCTTATCGGAGTCTATTCCGATCCTGACGTGTTGCTGGAAGCGGCGGACGGAGCGCGCCAGAAAGGGTGGAAGCATCTCGATGCCTACACTCCGTATCCCATTCACGGACTCGACAAGGCACTCGGTATCGGTCACTCCTGGGTACCGTGGGTCACGCTGGCGATGGGCCTGGGCGGAGCGTTGGGCGGTTTCACGCTTGAATACTGGGTGCACGTCATTGAATGGCCGATGAACGTCGGCGGCAAGCCACTCAATTCATGGCCGGCGTTCTTCCCGGTGATGTTTGAAAGCGGCGTGCTGATTGGCGGTATCTCCACGTTCATCGCGATGTGGGCGGCCTGCAAGTTGCCGACGAGCAAGCCGGTGATTCACGACGAACGCTTTACCGACGACAAGTTCGGTCTGTTGATTCCGCTTGACGGAGTTTCACCTGCCGATGCCGAAGCTTATCTGAAATCCAGCGGCGCCGAGGAGGTCAAGCATGTCTAAATTCGCTGTGCTTGCACTTACCGCGCTGTTGATTGCCTCCTGCGGCAAAAAAAGTTTCCCGACTCTGGAATACATGCCCGACATGTACCGTCAGGCGTCGATGAAGGCACAAGAGTGGGACCCGCATTCACCAAACGGCGTGGGCATGCGAGTTCCTCCGGCGGGAACGGTTCCTGTCAACTATGAACCGTACACCATTGCGCTGCTCGACACGCTCGCGGCAAACGCGCTGGCGAATCCCCTGACTCCGACGGAAGATGTGCTCGAAGCGGGACGCAAGTACTACAACACCTTCTGCGTGGTCTGCCACGGCGTGACGGGTGACGGCAAAGGCTACATTGTGCCGAAATTCACCATGCCGCCGTCGCTCTTGAGTGAAAAACTTCTGGCGTGGCCGGACGGGCGAATCTATCATACAATTATGATGGGTCAGGGACTGATGCCGAGTTACAAACAGCAGGTGCCGGCAGACAAACGCTGGGCAATTATCCATTACATTCGCGCGCTGCAGCGCGCCGCACATCCGCAGCCGCAGGACAGCGTTCTGATGGCTACAGGTCGTTACAACTTCATGGACGATGCGCCGGACACGGCCAAGGCCGTGCTCTGGCCGAAGAGGTAAATTCAGATGAAGTTCATTGCGCTGGTGGGGGTTTGGCTGGCGTTGGTACAGGCAACCGGTGCCTGTCCGATGTGTGCGAGCGGCGGACCCGCCGATTATGTGAAATTCGAGGACAGCGAAGATGTTGTGATGACTCCGGGCAAGCTTCGACGCTGGTCGGTCACGCTTGACACCCGCACTGTCGAATCGTCTGAAGGTGACGAGGTTGAGGAGTCACATGGACAAACTCAACTGGGATTTTCCGCAGGCTATCGTCCCAATGCGAAGTTGCTGCTTCTTGCCCGCGTGCCTTATGTGCGCGCAACGCTGCGCGAAGATAATGAAGAGCATGTCAACAGCGGCATCGGTGACGCGGAAATCATGGCTGCATTTGAATTCAAGAGAGGTGCCGCGAATTGGTGGCCGGCGTTGACCGCCGTTGTCAAATTGCCTACGGGTGATAACGATGTTCAGGCCGATGATTCAGATGCCGAGTTTACGAGGCTCGAAGAACACGGTCAAATCGGCACGGGCGCGGCGGACGCGATGCTGATGGGACATCTGCGGCACGCCGGAGTTTATCGCGTTGCAGCGACTCTCGGTTACCGCTTTAACGGTCAAAATGACTTCGAATACCAGTACGGCAGTGTAGCATGGCTGGATGTTGATGCGAATCGTTCCGTGTATGGCAGTTTGTGGGCTGGCGGAGTTCTACGGGTTCGAAATTCCGACCGCCATCTTGACAACGGAGAAAATGTTGAGGATTCCGGCGGCACCATTCTATTACTCATGCCGGAAGCAGGTGTTTCAATCGGCAGTAATCTGAATCTGTTCGTTCAAGGTATTGTTCCAGTAATCAACCATTTGAACGGCACACAGGAAGAAAAGGTCGGCTTTTCAGTCGCTTTGACGCAGTCCTTTTAGTCTGATTCCAAAAAGAAATTATCGGTCGTGGAAATAGGAGGCAACTCCGTCTCATATGCACGCTACAGTAACACATATTGACAATCCGGGGCCGCTCAGCCTCGCCAAACCGCTTAGCAATCTGTTCATGGCGATGATTGCCATCGGCGGACTGGCTTTTATCGGCGGCGTGATTGCCGACCCGACCCGGGCCTGGCAGAACTACATCATCAACCTGTACATGTTCACAGGTTTTGCTCTGGGCGGTTTTGCTTTCGTCACCATTAACCGCGCCGTAAACGCGTACTGGGCTGTTGTCCCGCGCCGCCTGGCCGAAGCCTTCATGAGCTTCCTGCCGGTCGCGTTCGTGCTGTTCATTCCTGCGCTGGTGGGAATCATGATGACCGGTGACAGCATCTATTCGTGGATGGGTGACAATTCCCGCATCCACAGCCCGACCAAGCATGCATGGCTGTCGTACAATTTCGTGGCCATCAGGAATGTTCTGTTCTTCATTATTTGGATTCTGCTGGCGAGAAAGCTCATCAGCTACTCCGTCGGACAGGATAACGGTCAGAATCAAGACAGCCGTCCGGCCGCGGCACGCTTCTCCATTGTCGCTCTGCTGCTGTTCGCTCCGACCTACGCGTTCTTCTCCTACGACCTGATTATGTCGATGGAGCCGAAATGGTTCTCGACCATGTTCACGGTCTATACGTTTGCCGGAATCTTTCAGAGCACCATGGCGCTGATGACCATCGTGTTCGTTAAACTGAAGCAGAATCAGCTCAAGCACGTCGCCACACCTTCGCATGTGAAGGACCTCTCAGGCCTGCTGTTCGCGTTCACGGTGTTCATGTGCTACGTGGCATTCTCGCAATTCATGCTCATCTGGTACGCGAACCTGCCTGAAGAGACATTCTACTACATCAAGCGCTCCGAAGGCGGCTGGGTGGTTATCGCGTATTTTACATGGTTCCTGAAGTTCATTCTGCCCTTCTTCGGTCTGCTCGGACAGGGACAAAAGAAGCATGACCGCTGGTTGATGATTGTCTGCGGCGGCGTGCTGCTCGGACAATATCTTGACCTCTATTGGATGGCCGTACCGTCGCAGAATCCGACGCTCGTACCGATTGCGTGGATTGAAATCGGCACGCTGGCCCTGTTTGCCGGACTGTTCGGTCTGTTTGTGTCGCGGTGGATGAGCAAACATAATTTGATTCCGGTCGGTGACCCGTATGTTCTGGCCAGCGCTAACTGGAGGTTCTGGGAGTAAATGAGTAAATACAGCCCAAAGAACAGCAGCGTCTTCCTGTATGTCCCGATGGTCGTTCTCGCCATCGTCTTGGTTGCGCTCGTCTTCCGCTGGCAATTCAAGGGCGGAGAAGAAATCGGAGCATCGCTCCCGCCGCCCAAGAAAGAAGTGGAAGCCTCCAAAGTGGTTAATCACCGTGCCCTTGCCAAGGACACCGGTCTCGCCGCCGACGGCAAGATGCTTTATCAAATCAACTGTGCATCCTGCCACGGCAATGACGGTCAGGGCGACGGACCGCGTGCAACAGGCCTGAACCCTGCGCCGCGAAACTACAAGACTGAAAAATTCAAGTTCGGTGACGATGTCGTCGGTATCTACAATACCCTGATGAAGGGCTCGCCGGGAACGTCTATGCCGTCGTTCTCGCTTCTGCCTGCGCGCGATGTGTGGGCAATGGTGCATTATGTCCGCACGCTGATTCCCAATCCGACGCCGACCGATGACGCGATAATCGCGCAGCTTCCCGAAGCTCCCGCCGGCGGAACAGCCGATGCAGGCGGCGCTGCTGTTGCCGAAGAAACGTCTAATGAGGGACGCATTCCGATTTCACTCGCGATGCAGCAAGTGCAGAAGGCAGGGTATCCGTCCGATAAAATGGCGCGCCAAATTGATGTCTCGTCCACCGGTGCGCAAATCTACCTTGCGCGCTGCGCGAAGTGTCACGGACAGCACGGCGAAGGCATGGCGAATGCCGTGCTGGGCGGCGCGCCATACCGCTACACAACCACGCAGCCGCTGTACGCGCGCAACGCACCGTGGCTGACTGACCGCGCCGTCTTCGACAATATCGTGGTCAAGGGACTGGGACGGGCGCATCCGGGGCACGGCACCCTCACCAAATCGCAGGTTGACGCGCTGTACGAGTTCGTGCAAAGTCTGGCAACGAACTGATTTTTCTCGACACTATTCAATAGGGTTACAATCCCCCCTATGTTCAAAAGAAAACTACCCTGGCTTGCTTTGGCGCTTGTGCCGGCGGCTGTGTACGCGAGCGAACCGCTGACCTCTTGGCTGTTCAATCCCGTCACACCCGTTGCTCACGACGTCCGGGAAACGTTCAAAATCATGCTCGGCTTGACGCTGCCGTTTCTGCTCTTGCCGCAGATTCTGCTCGCCTACGCCATCTGGAAATTCAATGAAAAGCGCGGTCACCAACCCGCGACGTTTCATGAAAACGTGCCGCTCGAAATCGTGTGGACAGTCGTCCCTGCGCTCGTGCTGGTTGCGATTGCCATTCCGGCGTACAGCACGCTGAAGAAAATTGAAGTCCCGCCCAAATCCGATCTCGTCGTCGAGGTCATCGGTCACCAGTTCTTCTGGGAGTACCGTCTGCCGCGCTACGACATCGGATATGCCAATGAGCCGCTGGTGGTGCCTGCCGACAAGATTATCACGCTCAATCTGACCTCGGTGGACGTGATTCACTCGTGGTGGGTGCCAAGCTTCGGTGTCAAGCAGGATGCCAACCCCGGGCGCATCACGCACGCCTGGTTCAAGGCGCCCGAAGGTCATTATAAGGGTCAGTGTGCCGAGCTGTGCGGACCTCTGCACGGCGAAATGTGGATTGATGTTGAAGTCGTCTCCGAACAGGAGTTCGAGAAGTGGTTGGAGGAGAGAATGGGAAGTGCCGCGAGTGCGCCGCCGGACAGCGCGCACAGCATGATGTTGTCGCCTGAACCGGAAAGCGAGGTCGTGAATGGCTGAGAAAAAGCAATCGCTCTTGCTCCGCTACATGTCCTCAACCGACCACAAGGAGATCGGGATCATGTATCTCATCTTCGCGCTGGTCATGGGCATCGTCGGCGGATTTCTGGCCGGAATGATTCGCATGCAGCTCTGGGAAGCATCGGGCGGCGTTGTGTCTCCGGAACTCTACAATCAGATCGTGACGATGCATGCCACGATCATGATCTTCTTCGTGATAATTCCGGCCATGGCCGGATTCGGCAACTATCTTGTGCCGCTGATGATTGGCGCGCGCGATATGGCCTTCCCGAAGTTGAACGCCTTTTCCTTCTGGCTGCTGATTCCCGCGGCAATTATCGGTATCGCCAGCTTCTTTGTTGAAGGCGGTGCCGCAGCTGGAGGCTGGACGAGCTATCAACCGCTCACGAGCGCGCAATACTCCGGAACTCCCGGAGTTGATATGTGGATTATCGTTGTTCACCTGACCGGTGCATCTTCGATACTGGGCGCGATCAACTTCATCGTTACGATTTTCAACATGCGCGCCCCCGGCATGGGCTTCATGAAAATGCCGCTCTATGTCTGGGCGTGGCTGACCAACGCCTTCATGATTCTCGTCGGCACTCCCGTGCTTGCGGGAGCGGTGACGATGGTGCTGTTCGACCGTCACTTCGGCACCGGTTTCTTTCGTCCGTCTGAAGGCGGCGACCCGGTGCTTTATCAGCACCTATTCTGGTTCTATTCGCATCCCGCCGTGTATATCATGATTGTGCCGGGATTCGGCGCCATCAGCCATATTGTCGCGGCGTTTTCGCGCAAGAAAGTGTTTGGCTATCACGGCATGGTGTACGCCGTGGCCGGTATCGGAGTCCTGGGCTTTATGGTCTGGGCACACCACATGTTCACGACGGGGCTTTCGCCGGCTGTGCGCGCGTTCTTCGCCTTCATGACGATGCTTATTGCCGTGCCGACCGGTGTTAAAATCTTCTCGTGGCTGGCCACGATGTGGGGAGGAACCCTCAAGTTCACCGTCGCCATGAAGTTTGCGCTTGGCATGATTTCGCTCTTCGTCATCGGCGGTATCTCCGGTGTCTGGCTCGGTAACGTGCCTGTGGATATTCAGCTGCACGACTCCTACTTCGTCGTCGCCCATCTGCATTACGTGCTCTTCGGCGGTTCGGTGATGTCGCTTCTGGGGGCCGCGTATTTCTGGTTCCCCAAGATGAGCGGCAAGTACCTCGATGAGAAGCTCGGTAATATTGTCT
Proteins encoded:
- the ctaD gene encoding cytochrome c oxidase subunit I, translating into MAEKKQSLLLRYMSSTDHKEIGIMYLIFALVMGIVGGFLAGMIRMQLWEASGGVVSPELYNQIVTMHATIMIFFVIIPAMAGFGNYLVPLMIGARDMAFPKLNAFSFWLLIPAAIIGIASFFVEGGAAAGGWTSYQPLTSAQYSGTPGVDMWIIVVHLTGASSILGAINFIVTIFNMRAPGMGFMKMPLYVWAWLTNAFMILVGTPVLAGAVTMVLFDRHFGTGFFRPSEGGDPVLYQHLFWFYSHPAVYIMIVPGFGAISHIVAAFSRKKVFGYHGMVYAVAGIGVLGFMVWAHHMFTTGLSPAVRAFFAFMTMLIAVPTGVKIFSWLATMWGGTLKFTVAMKFALGMISLFVIGGISGVWLGNVPVDIQLHDSYFVVAHLHYVLFGGSVMSLLGAAYFWFPKMSGKYLDEKLGNIVFWCMYIGMSMTFLLMHWTGMEGMARRTYVYRPQFEGMNQIMSFGYVFMLLGGILFCWSLVKAIRKPVTTPLNDDPWNVNDIQGSLEWKTSSPPPKENFKTIPVVP
- a CDS encoding DUF3341 domain-containing protein, coding for MAKHPALIGVYSDPDVLLEAADGARQKGWKHLDAYTPYPIHGLDKALGIGHSWVPWVTLAMGLGGALGGFTLEYWVHVIEWPMNVGGKPLNSWPAFFPVMFESGVLIGGISTFIAMWAACKLPTSKPVIHDERFTDDKFGLLIPLDGVSPADAEAYLKSSGAEEVKHV
- a CDS encoding cytochrome c, giving the protein MSKFAVLALTALLIASCGKKSFPTLEYMPDMYRQASMKAQEWDPHSPNGVGMRVPPAGTVPVNYEPYTIALLDTLAANALANPLTPTEDVLEAGRKYYNTFCVVCHGVTGDGKGYIVPKFTMPPSLLSEKLLAWPDGRIYHTIMMGQGLMPSYKQQVPADKRWAIIHYIRALQRAAHPQPQDSVLMATGRYNFMDDAPDTAKAVLWPKR
- a CDS encoding cytochrome c produces the protein MSKYSPKNSSVFLYVPMVVLAIVLVALVFRWQFKGGEEIGASLPPPKKEVEASKVVNHRALAKDTGLAADGKMLYQINCASCHGNDGQGDGPRATGLNPAPRNYKTEKFKFGDDVVGIYNTLMKGSPGTSMPSFSLLPARDVWAMVHYVRTLIPNPTPTDDAIIAQLPEAPAGGTADAGGAAVAEETSNEGRIPISLAMQQVQKAGYPSDKMARQIDVSSTGAQIYLARCAKCHGQHGEGMANAVLGGAPYRYTTTQPLYARNAPWLTDRAVFDNIVVKGLGRAHPGHGTLTKSQVDALYEFVQSLATN
- the coxB gene encoding cytochrome c oxidase subunit II; amino-acid sequence: MFKRKLPWLALALVPAAVYASEPLTSWLFNPVTPVAHDVRETFKIMLGLTLPFLLLPQILLAYAIWKFNEKRGHQPATFHENVPLEIVWTVVPALVLVAIAIPAYSTLKKIEVPPKSDLVVEVIGHQFFWEYRLPRYDIGYANEPLVVPADKIITLNLTSVDVIHSWWVPSFGVKQDANPGRITHAWFKAPEGHYKGQCAELCGPLHGEMWIDVEVVSEQEFEKWLEERMGSAASAPPDSAHSMMLSPEPESEVVNG